Below is a window of Jonesiaceae bacterium BS-20 DNA.
CGCCCGTCAAGTCACGAAAGTTGGTAACACCCGAAGCTCATGGCCTAACCAGTTTACTGGGGGGAGTGATCGAAGGTGGGATCGGCGATTGGGACTAAGTCGTAACAAGGTAGCCGTACCGGAAGGTGCGGCTGGATCACCTCCTTTCTAAGGAGCATATAGCCGCGCACTGGTCGAACGTATCAGTGGTGGTGCTCATGGGTGGAATCATAAACAAGAAGAACTGTTGCTTGGTCATGATGGCTTTAGTACCTGCGCGTTTACGTGTGGTGGAACGAGGTGTTGTGGTTGGGGGATGGTTTGCAAACACACTATTGGGTTATGAAACAACCAACCATGTTTTGTGGTTTGTTTGTTTTATATGCCAGGTCATCACAGGCCAGTCCTTAAAGATAATGTTGATCATTGTTTGGGGTTGGTGTGGGTGGGTTTGGTCGTTGTTTGAGAACTGGATAGTGGACGCGAGCATCTTTATTAAAAGTTTTTGGTCCACACGCGCAATATTTCACTGATCATGTTGTGGTTGGTGTGTTGTGTGTGTGGTTTTCTTAACTGTTGATGAATTGTTTTTTTGTGTGTTGTTGTAAGTTTTTAAGAGCACATGGTGGATGCCTTGGCATTAGGAGCCGATGAAGGACGTTGTAGCCTGCGTTAAGCCTCGGGGAGTTGGCAAACAAGCTGTGATCCGAGGGTGTCCGAATGGGGAAACCCACCTGGAGTTATGTCCAGGTACCATCACCTGAATATATAGGGTGTTTGGGGGGAACGTCGGGAAGTGAAACATCTTAGTACCGACAGGAAGAGATATTCCGTGAGTATTGGCGAGAGAAAACGGAAGAGGCTAAACCGGTTGCGTGTGATACCCGGCAGGGGTTGCGTGATCGGGGTTGTGGGACCAGATGGAAGGATCTGCCGGTTCTTCAAGGAGTTACAAAATTATGGTGTAGGTGAAGTCCTTGGGAAAGGACGGCGTAGAGGGTGAGACCCCCGTAACCGAAATGTCATGATCTCCTGTGTGGTATCCCAAGTAGCACGGGGCCCGAGAAATCCCGTGTGAATCAGTCAAGACCACTTGATAAGCCTAAATACTACCTAATGACCGATAGCGGATAGTACCGTGAGGGAATGGTGAAAAGTAGCCCGGGAGGGCAGTGAAATAGTACCTGAAACCATGTGCTTACAATCCGTCGGAGCCTCCTTAGTAGGGGTGACGGCGTGCCTTTGGAAGAATGAGCCTGCGAGTTAGTGCTCAGTGGCAAGGTTAACCCGTGTGGGGCAGCCGTAGCGAAAGCGAGTCTGAATAGGGCGAATGAGTCGCTGGGTCTAGACCCGAAGCGAAGTGATCTACCCATGGGCAGGTTGAAGCGCGGGTAAGACCGCGTGGAGGACCGAACCCACCTAGGTTGAAAACTGGGGGGATGACCTGTGGGTAGGGGTGAAAGGCCAATCAAACTTCGTGATAGCTGGTTCTCCCCGAAATGCATTTAGGTGCAGCGTCGCGTGTTGCTTGTTGGAGGTAGAGCTACTGGATAGCCGATGGGCCTTACCGGGTTACTGACGTTAGCCAAACTCCGAATGCCAATAAGTATAAGCGCGGCAGTGAGACTGCGGGGGATAAGCTCCGTAGTCGAGAGGGAAACAGCCCAGACCATCAGCTAAGGCCCCTAAGCGTGTGCTAAGTGGGAAAGGATGTGGAGTTGCTTAGACAACCAGGAGGTTGGCTTAGAAGCAGCCACCCTTGAAAGAGTGCGTAATAGCTCACTGGTCAAGTGATTCCGCGCCGACAATGTAGCGGGGCTCAAGTACACCGCCGAAGCTGTGGTATTCATATGTTAGACAAGCCTTTGTGGTTCAGTTATATGGATAGGTAGGGGAGCGTCGTGTGGACGGTGAAGCCGCAGAGTGATCTAGTGGTGGAGACTACACGAGTGAGAATGCAGGCATGAGTAGCGAAAGACGGGTGAGAAACCCGTCCGCCGAATGATCAAGGGTTCCAGGGTCAAGTTAATCTGCCCTGGGTTAGTCGGGACCTAAGGCGAGGCCGACAGGCGTAGTCGATGGATAACTAGTTGATATTCTAGTACCGGCGAAGCACCGTCAAACATGAAGCATGACAAGATACCTCCCACACAATGCTGTAAACGGCCTTCGGGTTGTTTGTGGTTGCGTGTGCTGGGTGTGGCGTGGTGTGGAGTGAGCGTGTTAACAGGGGTGACGCAGGAAGGTAGCCAAACCGTAGCGATGGTTGTCTACGGCCAAGGATGTAGGGCGAGTGTTAGGCAAATCCGGCACTCATGAAGCCTGAGATCTGATGGGGTTAAGTTGGTGATCCTATGCTGTCAAGAAAAACCTCGGCGCGAGGTGTTAGCCGCCCGTACCCGAAACCGACACAGGTGATCAGGTAGAGAATACTAAGGCGATCGAGAGAATCATGGTTAAGGAACTCGGCAAAATGCCCCCGTAACTTCGGGAGAAGGGGGGCCTCCAGCGTGATCCGTACAAGCTATGGGGAGCGTGGTGGGGCCGCAGAGACCAGGGAGAAGCGACTGTTTACTAAAAACACAGGTCCGTGCGAAGTCGCAAGACGATGTATACGGACTGACGCCTGCCCGGTGCTGGAAGGTTAAGAGGACCGGTTAGCTCAACTTGTTGAGCGAAGCTGAGAATTTAAGCCCCAGTAAACGGCGGTGGTAACTATAACCATCCTAAGGTAGCGAAATTCCTTGTCGGGTAAGTTCCGACCTGCACGAATGGCGTAACGACTTCTCCGCTGTCTCAACCGTGAACTCGGCGAAATTGCATTACGAGTAAAGATGCTCGTTACGCGCAGCAGGACGGAAAGACCCCGGGACCTTTACTATAGCTTGGTATTGGTGTTCGGTGTGATTTGTGTAGGATAGGTGGGAGACTGTGAAACTGGCGCGCTAGCGTTGGTGGAGTCGCCGTTGAAATACCACTCTGATCATAACGGACACCTTAACCTCGGACCCTGATCGGGTTCAGGGACAGTGCCTGGTGGGTAGTTTAACTGGGGCGGTTGCCTCCTAAAATGTAACGGAGGCGCTCAAAGGTTCCCTCAGCCTGGTTGGTAATCAGGTGTTGAGTGTAAGTGCACAAGGGAGCTTGACTGTGAGACTGACAGGTCGAGCAGGGACGAAAGTCGGAACTAGTGATCCGGCCATGGCTTGTGGAAGCGTGGTCGCTCAACGGATAAAAGGTACCCCGGGGATAACAGGCTGATCTTGCCCAAGAGTCCATATCGACGGCATGGTTTGGCACCTCGATGTCGGCTCGTCGCATCCTGGGGCTGGAGTAGGTCCCAAGGGTTGGGCTGTTCGCCCATTAAAGCGGTACGCGAGCTGGGTTTAGAACGTCGTGAGACAGTTCGGTCCCTATCCGCTGCGCGCGCAGGAAACTTGAGAAGACCTGTCCCTAGTACGAGAGGACCGGGACGGACGAACCTCTGGTGTGCCAGTTGTACCGCCAGGTGCATGGCTGGTTGGCTACGTTCGGAAGGGATAACCGCTGAAAGCATCTAAGCGGGAAGCCTGCTTCAAGATGAGGTTTCCATCCCCTTTTGGGGGTGAAGGTGCCCAGGAGACTACTGGGTTGATAGGCCGGATGTGGAAGCAAGGACTAACGACTTGTGGAGCTGACCGGTACTAATACACCAACAACTTATAACACTTACCAAACACTGTTTGGTCACCAAAAAGCATTTGATTGCACGCGTCCACTATCCGGTTCTAAAACCACGACCACCCCTGTTCAACCATTTGGTTGAACAGGCGGGGTTGGCATGGTTAACAAGATGTTACGGCTGTCATAGCGGTAAGGAAACGCCCGGTCCCATTTCGAACCCGGAAGCTAAGCTTACCTGCGCCGATGGTACTGCCCTGGGAACGGGGTGGGAGAGTAGGACGCAGCCGGACTACCATTATACAGGAAGGCCCCCACACAATCGTGTGGGGGCCTTCTTGCATCCCCAAAACCAAACACCAGTGCACCGCAACACCCAGCACCGCAACACCCAGCACCGCAACACCCAGCACCGCAACATCCAGCACCGCGACACTACACAGTGTCCTTCTCGGACCCGGACCAACCCTGACACGGTCACCCACGGGGTCTCTACCATACCCATAACAGTCAATCCCACCAACCTAGACCTGGCTGCATGGCCCTAGGAGGCTAGGCCTGCAGACCGCCACAGAGGTATAGGGTTGGTCAAGGCCTACGGAACGAAGGATAAAAAAATGAAACAGATCAGAGTTGCAGTTATTGGTTATGGTGTCGCTGGACAGATCTTCCACGCTCCTCTTATTGCTTCGAATGCTCAATATGAGCTAGCAATGATCGTTACGGGCAACGAGGACCGTGCCGCGGCAGCTCGAACGTGTTATCCCAACGCACAGGTTGTAGCTGAAACAGCAGCGGTGTTCGAGGAAGCCGCAGGGATCGACCTTGTAGTTATCGCATCTCCGCACCACACCCACGTGCCCTATGCAAAAATGGCGGTAGCTCGTGGCATGGACGTGGTCATTGACAAGCCCATCGCCCCGTCTTCTAAAGCAGCACGCGAACTGATGGCAGAAGCAACTGCTCTGGGCCGCATCGTTACAGTCTTCCAAAACCGACGCTGGGACGGTGACTATCTCACCGTCAAAGATGTGGTCGATAGTGGTGTCTTAGGAGAGATCTTCCAGTTTGAATCTGCGTTTTCATGGCGTGAAGCATTCACCGGAGCCGGATGGAAGGAAACTACCCCAGTAACTGAGGGCGGTGGTATTACCTACGATCTTGCTCCACACTTGATGGACCAAGCAATCGGGCTATTTGGTGCGATCACCGACTTGCACGGAGAGCTAGACTCTCGCAACACCAATGGTGTCAATGACGATGACTCTTTCATAACCATGCGCCATGAATCTGGTGTTCGTACTCGCTTATGGATGAGTAAGTGCCATGATCTGACTCGCCCCCGTTTCAGAGTAGTCGGTTCCCAAGGGATACTTGAATCGTATGGCTTGGACCCTCAGGAAGGTCAACTCGCTGCGGGGCAGTTGCCTGGTTTCCTTGGGTATGGGATTCATCCAGAGTTCTCCAACGTGGTTGTAGACGCGGGAGATAGAAGAGAGTCCCCCAAGTTAGCAGGGGAATATCAGACGTTCTACGCGGACCTAGCTCAATGCATCGCGGTACGTGGTGTTCCACCCGTTGCGGCTCAGGACGCCATTGCGGTGCTCGAACTCATCGAAAGAGTAACCCGAGACTTTGGTACTGATAGCGGCGCGCCAACGCCTGCATAACGAGGCTGTGCCCGGCTTCTAAGTGGGCGAATGCAAACTGCTGCGCCTAGTCTTGGCGATCGCCTGTGACATCGCCGGGTGGGCTCTTAACATGGTTTATTGCAGAGGATGAAGCGTCAGTCGCCAGGGAACAACCAAGTTGTGTTGGAACAGACGAAAATGGGCAGGTTCAGCAAGATGCTGAACCTGCCCAAACTATTCGCGGCTGGCCGTCAAATCATGGGCTAGGAGTGGCGAACGTACTAAACGAGTCGTTCCCCGCGACGGCGGGATTCCTTCCACTCGGCAAAAAATGCGCGCGTAATGTAGAACAGGGTGCCAGCCACAATAGCCGGCCAGATCAGTACGTAAAGTACTAGGAAAAATACTGACATATCAAACTCCTGAGGGTGTTAATGGGCCGGCATTGGGGTCAAGATCTGTGTCGAGCTTAGCGTCGAGTGCACGGTCATCGAAGTTACCGGTGCGCTGCTTGATGAGTTCGAAATCAAAGGTTTCTTTGTTACGGAAAGACATGAGGTAGCACAGAACGGTGCTGACCGCGTAGGCGACTAGGGAACCGCTGAGAGTGGCGTAGTCGTGTAGGAATCCGATGGTGAATGGGGCAAGACCAAGCATGGATACCACCCCGATGATGAGGGCAGGGCGCAGGCCGAAAAACCCGAAAGCCATGAGGCCCAAGACAACACCAATCCCTATGGTGGACAGGACGTCAAAGAAGTAGCCGCTGAACCCGACCATGGAAATCCACTCAAAACGTACCGGGATGAATACGGCGAGGGCAACGAGAACGGATACGGTGAACGCACTGTTGGTGACTTTACCCCAGTAGAAACTGGCGATAACTGGGAACACTAGCGCTCCCCATAATGCTCCAACAAAGACCAACAGATCCAAGATGCTGAGGTGGCTGCCAGCAAAGAATAAACCACCCGCTGTAGCAAGAATCATGGTGATGCGACCAATAAGCAGCATGGTCTTTGGATTTGCATTCTTCTTGCCAGCAATGTTCTGGCCATAAATATCAGTCATCGCGATGGAAGACAGCGCCGCAAGATCTGAATCGGCAGTCGACGCAAGCGCACCGATGATCATGATGAAGAACAGGCACAATAGAACCGGGCCCAGGTAGGTTGCGGCCATCTGTGGGATGATGTTGTTGATGTCGCCATCGAGCGGAGTGATGCCAAGGTAGAGAGCCATGACACCAAGCATGCCAACGCCAATGATGGTAGCTCCGTAACCAATTGTCGCGGTAATGAA
It encodes the following:
- a CDS encoding Gfo/Idh/MocA family oxidoreductase, translated to MKQIRVAVIGYGVAGQIFHAPLIASNAQYELAMIVTGNEDRAAAARTCYPNAQVVAETAAVFEEAAGIDLVVIASPHHTHVPYAKMAVARGMDVVIDKPIAPSSKAARELMAEATALGRIVTVFQNRRWDGDYLTVKDVVDSGVLGEIFQFESAFSWREAFTGAGWKETTPVTEGGGITYDLAPHLMDQAIGLFGAITDLHGELDSRNTNGVNDDDSFITMRHESGVRTRLWMSKCHDLTRPRFRVVGSQGILESYGLDPQEGQLAAGQLPGFLGYGIHPEFSNVVVDAGDRRESPKLAGEYQTFYADLAQCIAVRGVPPVAAQDAIAVLELIERVTRDFGTDSGAPTPA
- a CDS encoding putative transporter small subunit, encoding MSVFFLVLYVLIWPAIVAGTLFYITRAFFAEWKESRRRGERLV
- a CDS encoding sodium:solute symporter family protein; the protein is MSITISRKRENADGYMTAGNKLGFGISAASMTATWIWAASMYASAASGYTYGISGPIHYGLWGALMILFIYPFGRRIRKVAPRAHTLAEVMYARHGRSSQLMLTGSNVLGSLISLTSNFIAGGALISLLSPFSFSQGVLVIAAGVLLYTLWSGFRASVLTDFAQVVAMLGAVVIIIPSVFFLAGGPSMFVEGASNLTAQQSTFYSSEAFLKQGAPYIAAVLAYAIGNQTIAQRLFAVREDLIKKTFITATIGYGATIIGVGMLGVMALYLGITPLDGDINNIIPQMAATYLGPVLLCLFFIMIIGALASTADSDLAALSSIAMTDIYGQNIAGKKNANPKTMLLIGRITMILATAGGLFFAGSHLSILDLLVFVGALWGALVFPVIASFYWGKVTNSAFTVSVLVALAVFIPVRFEWISMVGFSGYFFDVLSTIGIGVVLGLMAFGFFGLRPALIIGVVSMLGLAPFTIGFLHDYATLSGSLVAYAVSTVLCYLMSFRNKETFDFELIKQRTGNFDDRALDAKLDTDLDPNAGPLTPSGV